A DNA window from Acropora palmata chromosome 12, jaAcrPala1.3, whole genome shotgun sequence contains the following coding sequences:
- the LOC141860818 gene encoding uncharacterized protein LOC141860818 codes for MRKAQLCHNCFKYGHIAVGCLAKKACDVPGCRRKHHPLLHPPSQPANRSTTGVSDQEVQLESGTALQTNSSSAKVGRVCLRIVPVRVRRNDLSKTVETYALLDTGSDVSLCDKNLATELGIQGQQKAFFLTTQERETSPRFGTEISLTVESLDGTDKIEVNRLWTVDRLNASSRSIPSELDTKQWPHLADLSLPSIEEREVRLIIGTNTPEAFWILEERRGGKGEPYAIRTPLGWALIGPMTNVQDDLRHPTVNFVRSTEVMKDTQDLLMQQIERFWATETIGVETESKACMSLEDKKALRNMEQSVKLQEGHYKVALPWREFPPFLPYNRSFAERRLRMLKRRFLQDNELFKN; via the coding sequence ATGCGAAAGGCTCAACTATGTCACAATTGCTTTAAGTACGGCCATATAGCTGTGGGGTGCTTGGCGAAGAAAGCCTGCGACGTTCCAGGCTGTCGAAGGAAACACCACCCCTTGCTCCACCCTCCATCTCAGCCAGCCAATAGAAGCACAACCGGAGTTTCAGACCAGGAAGTACAATTGGAAAGCGGCACAGCGTTACAGACCAATAGTTCTTCAGCTAAAGTAGGAAGAGTCTGCCTGCGAATAGTTCCTGTAAGGGTACGAAGAAATGACTTAAGCAAGACTGTGGAAACGTACGCTCTTCTCGACACTGGGTCAGATGTTTCCCTATGTGACAAGAATCTAGCGACGGAGCTTGGAATTCAAGGCCAACAGAAAGCATTTTTTCTGACAACCCAAGAAAGAGAGACTAGCCCAAGATTTGGCACTGAAATCAGCTTAACGGTAGAATCTCTCGATGGTACTGACAAAATAGAAGTAAATAGGCTGTGGACCGTGGACAGATTGAACGCTTCAAGTCGAAGCATTCCTTCCGAACTGGATACCAAGCAGTGGCCACATCTGGCTGACCTCAGCTTACCAAGCATCGAAGAAAGGGAAGTTCGATTAATCATTGGCACGAATACCCCAGAGGCCTTCTGGATATTAGAAGAAAGACGCGGTGGTAAAGGGGAACCTTATGCAATACGTACACCTCTTGGCTGGGCACTCATAGGCCCAATGACGAATGTTCAAGATGATTTGCGTCACCCTactgtaaattttgttagatCCACTGAAGTCATGAAAGACACCCAAGACCTCCTCATGCAGCAGATAGAAAGATTCTGGGCAACGGAAACAATTGGAGTGGAAACTGAATCCAAGGCCTGTATGTCTCTAGAAGACAAGAAAGCTCTCAGGAACATGGAACAATCAGTTAAACTGCAAGAAGGACACTACAAGGTAGCGCTACCTTGGAGAGAGTTCCCACCTTTCTTGCCTTACAACAGATCCTTTGCAGAACGAAGACTGCGAATGTTAAAGAGAAGATTCTTGCAAGATAACGAACTTTTCAAGAATTAA